A region of Myxococcus stipitatus DSM 14675 DNA encodes the following proteins:
- a CDS encoding aminoglycoside phosphotransferase family protein, protein MRTLQIPTRVQRTASSLGPEGEAWLAGLPERVARLEARWAITVGEVLEGGSAAFVARARRTPGEEVVLKVALPDPRLPAQARVLELARGQGYARLLQVDLAEHSLLLEALGPTLEQLALPVERQLDLLCELLVRAWEVPTWEPRTREVAEAKARELHTLVSRWWVQCGRPCSARVFEQALRFAEHRAAQAEPGRLVVAHGDPHPANALRVRPPRVDAEPGFLFIDPDGLHVEPAYDLGVVLRDWCSELLAGDAMAVARTYCQRLARNTGVDAQALWEWGYLERVSTGLYLSTQDRELGRPFLATAELLVD, encoded by the coding sequence ATGCGAACGCTCCAGATTCCCACCAGGGTGCAGCGGACCGCGTCCAGTCTCGGACCCGAGGGCGAGGCGTGGTTGGCGGGCCTGCCCGAGCGGGTCGCGCGACTCGAGGCGCGCTGGGCCATCACGGTCGGCGAGGTGCTCGAGGGAGGAAGCGCGGCGTTTGTCGCGAGGGCCCGGAGGACACCTGGCGAGGAGGTCGTCCTCAAGGTCGCGCTTCCGGACCCACGGCTCCCCGCCCAGGCCCGGGTGCTCGAGCTCGCGCGGGGGCAGGGCTACGCGCGATTGCTCCAGGTCGACCTCGCGGAGCATTCGCTCCTGCTCGAAGCGCTGGGCCCCACCCTGGAGCAGCTCGCGTTGCCCGTGGAGCGGCAGCTGGACCTCCTGTGCGAGCTGCTTGTCCGCGCCTGGGAGGTGCCGACCTGGGAGCCTCGGACGCGGGAGGTGGCGGAAGCGAAGGCGCGGGAGCTGCACACGCTGGTGAGCCGATGGTGGGTGCAATGCGGCCGCCCCTGCTCGGCGCGGGTGTTCGAACAGGCGCTGCGCTTCGCCGAGCACCGCGCCGCCCAGGCGGAGCCAGGGCGCCTGGTGGTGGCCCATGGCGACCCGCATCCCGCGAACGCGCTTCGCGTCCGCCCGCCGCGTGTTGATGCGGAGCCTGGCTTCCTCTTCATCGACCCGGACGGGCTTCACGTCGAGCCCGCGTATGACCTGGGCGTCGTCCTGCGCGACTGGTGCTCGGAGTTGCTCGCGGGAGACGCCATGGCGGTGGCGCGGACGTACTGCCAGCGCCTCGCGCGCAACACCGGCGTCGACGCGCAAGCCCTCTGGGAGTGGGGCTACCTCGAGCGTGTGTCGACGGGGCTCTACCTGTCGACGCAGGACAGGGAGCTCGGGCGTCCCTTCCTCGCGACGGCCGAGCTCCTCGTCGATTGA